Proteins encoded together in one Jaculus jaculus isolate mJacJac1 chromosome 7, mJacJac1.mat.Y.cur, whole genome shotgun sequence window:
- the LOC123462362 gene encoding LOW QUALITY PROTEIN: protein PBDC1-like (The sequence of the model RefSeq protein was modified relative to this genomic sequence to represent the inferred CDS: inserted 2 bases in 1 codon) yields the protein MEAASRMAEPVSGELVSVAHALSLPXQSYGNNPDIEMAWAVRAMQHAEVYYKLISSVDPQFLKLTRVDDQIYSEFRENFGNLKVDVLDPEELKSESAKEKWRPFCLKFEGVVEDFNYGTLLRLDCSQGYTEENTIFAPRIQFLAIEIARNREGYNKAVSANVQDKEGANEAVSGEEKDENVVDSGEKEEEVNSEGEK from the exons ATGGAAGCTGCCAGCAGAATGGCTGAGCCGGTTTCTGGGGAGCTGGTATCGGtggcccatgctctttctcttcc GCAGTCCTACGGCAACAATCCTGATATTGAGATGGCTTGGGCTGTACGAGCAATGCAGCATGCTGAAGTCTATTACAAACTTATTTCATCAGTTGATCCACAGTTTCTGAAACTCACCAGAGTAGATGACCAAATTTACTCTGAGTTCCGGGAGAATTTTGGGAACCTCAAGGTAGATGTATTGGACCCGGAAGAACTCAAATCTGAATCAGCTAAAGAGAAGTGGAGGCCATTCTGTTTGAAGTTTGAAGGGGTTGTAGAAGACTTCAACTATGGTACTTTGCTACGACTGGATTGTTCCCAGGGCTACACTGAGGAAAACACTATCTTTGCCCCCAGGATTCAATTTTTAGCAATTGAAATAGCCCGGAACCGTGAAGGGTACAACAAAGCAGTTTCTGCCAATGTTCAGGACAAAGAAGGAGCGAACGAAGCTGTGAGTGgagaagagaaagatgaaaatgttGTTGACAgtggagaaaaagaggaagaagtcaacagtgagggagaaaaatag